The genome window GGGGCGTGCCGGCGGCGCGGAGTTATGATTTTCACTGAGGGGACGAAGAGATGAAGGTGGATCCGGTTGCTTATCGCGTGACAAGCACGCTCCCACGGGTGGGATTGCGTTTATCGCGGCATAAGGCCGCTTCCCACGTGATCGCGACCAAGGTCGCTCCTACAATGTGCTACTTGGTGGCTTGGTAGAGGAGGTAGGCGGCGCGTTTGGCTCCTTCGTGGACTTTGGCGGGGATGGCTTTGACTTGGAAACCGGCTTGCTTGAGGCGGGCGGCGAATTTTTCGTCGGGACCGGCGGACCAGAAGATGGCGCAGCCACCGGGCTTGAGCACGGACTTGATGGTGCGGACTCCGGATTTTGAATACAGGTTGGCATTGCCTTTTTGCACCATGGCGACGGGGCCGTTGTCGATGTCGAGCAGGAGGCAGTCGTAGCTTTCGGGTTCGGCTTTGCGGATAACGGCGGTGGCGTCGGCGACTTGGAGTTGCACGCGGGGGTCGTCGAGGCATTTGCCGTTGAGCTCTCGTAGGTGCTCGCGGTTCCAGTCGATGACTTCGGGGGCGAGCTCGAGGACTTCGATGCTGGCGTCGGGGCCTGCGGCTTCGAGGGCGGTGGCGAGGGTGAAGCCGAGTCCGAGTCCGCCGATGAGCAGGCGGCTGGGCTGGTCTTTGGGGAGCGATTCGCCGCCGAGCTTGCCGAGCAGCTTTTCGGAAGCGGCGGCCTTGGAGTGCATGAGCTCTTGGCCGCTGAAGTTGATGGAATAGGCTCCGTCTTGCTCGTAAAGGGCGAGCACGCCTCCGGTGGCGGGACGGGTTTCGGCGAGTTTGATGCGTGGTTTCAAGGAGAAGCTTGGTTAGGTGCTAGCTGTTTAGGCTGTAGGTTTGAAACCGGGATGGACGCAGATGAGGGGGGATTTGGCGAGGGTTTGTTTTGGGGATGATGGGGGGCGCACAAGGTGGCGAGGTCGCGACGCCAGCCCTAGTGGCGGTTGTTCGGTCCGCTGGGACAGCGGACCCTACCTGGGGGCGGACCGGATTCCGGTGGGTGGTGTTGTGCGGACGGGGTGGAACCCGTCCCTCCTGTTTATAGGGTGACGGGGTGGCCGTCTTGGCGGGCGGAGGTGTAGATGGCCTCTATCAGGGCGATGGCGCGGCGGGATTCGGGGCCGTCGAGGGTGGGTTCGCGTCCCTCTGTGAGGGCTGTGGTGAACTCTTGGAAATTTCTGAGGTGTTGGCGGTAGTCGATGGAGCCGGGGTCGGCGGCGCCGGCTCCGCCTTTGGGGGCGTTGGCTCCGTATTTGGCGAGGATCGCTTGGTCTTCGGGTTGTTCTGTTTGGAAGTCCCAGACGGAGAGGGTTTCGTCGGTGAGGAAGATGGATCCGGTGGAGCCGCAGAGCTGCACTTGGGCGGGGTGTCCGGTTTTTGAATACGCGGTGGTTGTGCCTTCGATGGTACCGAGGGCTCCGTTCTTGAATTTGAGGGTGGCGACGGCGAGGTCTTCGACTTCGATGCCTTCATGGGTGGCGGTCTTCATGTAGGCGGAGACGGATTCGACGTCGCCGGCGAAATGGAGCAGCATGTCGATGGTGTGGATCGACTGGTTCATGAGGGCGCCGCCGCCGGAGAGGGACCAGATGCGTCGCCAGATGTCGGCGTCGTAATACTCTTGGGTACGGAACCATTTGATGTAGGCGGAGGCGAGGGTGAGCTGGCCGAGGCGTCCGGCGTCGACGGCTTTTTTGGTTTCTTCAACTGCCGGCGTGAAGCGGCGGGGGAAGATGCCGCAGATCTTGACGCCGTGCTTTTGGCAGGCGGCGAGGGCGGCGTCGGTGCGAGCGACGGTGGCCTCGATGGGTTTCTCGCAGAGGATGTGCTTGCCGGCGGCAGCGGCGGCTTCGATGGGTTCGAGGTGGTAGCCGCTGGGGGTGGCGATGGCGACGATGTCGAGCTCGGGGTCGGCGAGAAAGTCGTTGTAATCTGAATACGCCTTGCAGGGGTGCTGGGAGGCGAATTTGTCGGCTTTTTCTTGGGAGCGGCTGTAGCAGGCGACGAGTTTGGCGTCGGCCATGTCGGCGATGGCTTTGGCGTGGAACTGGGCGATCATGCCGAGTCCGACGATTCCTATTCCGTAGGGTTTGGATGCGTTTTGCTTGGCCACGGGTTGCTCGGGTTTTGAGGTTTTGATCGGGTTGTGTGGTCGCTGGCTGAAGCTCAGCGCTACGGGATCTGGTTGTGATTTGGTTGATGCGGCGTGGCGCGAGCGCCAGCCCTACGGATCGGGTTGTGGTGTCCGCTGGGACAGCGGACGCTACCTTTCGAGTTTGGCGTTTTTGCTTTTTAGGTAGAAGTGGCCGATGACGATGGCGATGCCGAAGGTGATGAGGAAGGTTTTGCCGATGGCGAAGTCGCCGATGGTTTTGCTCCAGGCGGTGGCCACGGAGGCGGCGCCGGTGATGAGGAGGCTGGTGCCCATGAGGACGTTCCAGATGACGCGGGCGCGGCCGGTGGGACGGGCGTCGCCGAGCAGCTTCTTGGAGTTCATCATGAGGAAGAAGGCAAGGAAGGCGACGGGGAGCAGGGTGTATCCAAAGACTGAGGTCGGCACCGCGAGGTAGGCTTTTGAGGAGCCGCTCCAGAGGAAGGGCCAGAGGATGCCGACGGCGCCGGCGAGGGTGCCGAGCTTGTGGTGGATGCCGCCGTGGGGGAACTTGAACATCTCGCAGATCACGAAGCCGGAGATGAGCATGAGGATGGAGATGGTGGAGAGGGCCATGGCGAAGACGCCGAAGCCGAAGACGATGTGGGCCATGGTGGGGCCGACGAGGGGCTCGAGGGAGGTGGCGAATTGCATGTTGCTGCGGTTGAGCAGCATGGCGGCGACTTGCAGCTCGCCGTTTTCGACGGGGGCGGCGGCGAGCTCTCCGGTGGAGCGGGCGGCGAGCATGCCTTGGATCTGGCCGGCTTGGGCGGAGAGGGACGCGTCTTGGGTGATGGCGAGCTGGCCGTTTTCTTCGACGAGCACGCCGTCGTAGGGTTGAGCGTGGAAGAGGTAGCCGGAGGCGATGACGATACAGGCGGTGGCGATGAGGAAGGGGACCACCATGCCGGTGGAGAGGTCGAAGATGGCGAGGCCACGGTGGGTCTTGCCCCAGCCCTTGGCTCGCATGGAGAAGGGCAGGAGGAAGGTCATGTTGATGCCGACGGCGGCGGAGGCGGCGGCCACGATGACGTCGCGTTGCTTGGAGAGTACGGTGTCGGTCCAGAATTGCTGGGCGGCGGGGTTGTTGATGCTGTCGAGGAATTCGCGGTAGCCGGCGCTGGGCTTGAAGATGAGGGAGGGGTTGGGGATGAAACCGACGAGGATTTCGCCGAAGGGGAGGCCGGAGTCTGTGAGGGCGAGCTTGATGGCGACGCCGATGAAGGAGAAGACGATGACGCCGACGATGATTTTCAGGATGGTCTCGTAGATGCGGATTCCGATGCCTTTTCCGCCGTAGAGGAAGGTGATGCCGACCACGGGTATGAGGATGGCGATGGAGGTGATGAGCTTGGTGCTGGTGGCGTCGGCGTTGCCGATGAGGCCGGGGGCGATGTTTTCGGTGATGGCTCCGTAGGCGAGGGAGAATTGGGGCAGGGCCCAGGTCATGTTGGCGGCGAGGGTGGCGAGGATCCAGCCCCAGGCGAGCACGGGGTTGATCTGGGTGCGCATGCCGTGGAAGACGCTTTCCTTGATGGAGAGGGACACGTAGCTGATGGCGGCGAGCATGATGACGCCCATGAAGAGGGCGCACATTTGCACCCAGAGCATGGAGTAGCCGCCGACGACGCCGAGGAAGAGGGCGCCGGCGAGGGAGCCGCCGCCTAGGGTGATGGCGCTTTGCAGCCAACCCGGGCCGGAGAGGCTGACGTAGGTTTTGAGGGTGGCGGCGGTGCCTTGGGCTTGGGCTTCGGTGATGCGTTGGGCGGTATTGTCAGGATCTAGGGACATGGGGACTCGGTACAGGGGTTCGACCGTTCGCTCAGACTTTGAGGGACGGTCCAGGTCTTGGTGTCAGGTGGGGTTAAAAAAAGGGAATGCTCCAGCGCTTGGCAACTGTTTGTTTAGTTTCTATACTTATTATGTTCAGGAGGTTGGCCTTGCGGGTTCTGGAGTCGCTTGGCGGAGGGGGGCAGGGCTATTGGGGAGTGAGGGATTTGCGGTATTGCTTGGGGGATTGCTCTTCGAGCCGGTTCCAGGCGCGACTGAAGGAGGCCATGGACTGGAAGCCGCACTCGAAGGCGGCCTCGGTGATGGAGAGGTTGGGGTTCCAGAGGAGCTTCTTGCATTCTTGCACGCGCAGGCGAGACAAGTATTCCGCGAATCCGATACCGACGGTTTCCTTGAAGCGCTTGCTGAAGTGAAAGGGGCTGATTCCGGCAGCGTTGGCGACCTCGCTGAGAGTGAGGGGATTGCGGTAATTTTTCGCCAGGTAAGCCTTGGCTTTGCGAATGGAGTTTGGCTCTTGGTTGTCGAGCTCGGTGAGGATGCGCTGGCTGGCGAGGGATAGTTGGCGAGCGTAGGTTTTGAGCAAGGTGGTCATGGCCCGGTATTTGGCGGGCGGCACGATAGGTGTAGCGAAATAGGCTTTTTCCAGGGTTTTCACCTCTTGGTCACTCAGTTTCCTTTCCAGCTTTCCCATGGCGCTGCGGAAGGCGTCGCGCGTGGGTTCCTTCACCATGACTTGTCCGGTCTTGAGGAAAGCGAAGAGCTGTTTGCCCGCTTTCACGGGAACCATGGTCTCGCACAAGCCCGCGAAGCATTCGAAGGTACGTGGGGCGTCGCCGAAGGCGGTATTGACCGCATCGACGCTTTGCGGCGACTTTTCGGTAAAGGTCGTTCCTGCGGCGGCGCTCTGCTCATGGGAGTCGGATTTTTCGATGCCCATTTCCTTTTCGATGCCGCGGTGCAGGGCTTGGCAGGTTTTGCAGCTGTGTCCTGCCTGATTCATGAGCGAGCAAAAGCTGGTGCGGCTCTGATGCTTGGAGCAGAGGGCGAGGGTGAGGCGGCTGGCAGGTTCGAGCGTAAGGGGCAATCCCGTAGCGTCGCGGAAAGCGCTCTCGTACTCCTGATAGTCATCGGTGGCCTGCAGCTTGGCGATCAGGTTGTCGAAGTAGGCTGCTTTGTCGTGGGCGAGGGGCATTCGAGCGAAAGGATTAGGGAAAACGAGGCGTTTCGCAATTAGTGAGAGGGACTTCGCAATGATCGAGGAGAACTTATGTTAGAAAGTTTATATATTAGCAAGCGTTATGAAAACGTCCCCATACCTCATCTTACTTACCTTAGGGCTATTTGCTTCGGCGGGAACCCTTTTCGGCACGAACGGCATGAACATGGAAGGGTATGGCTCGAGAGCCACTGCCTTAGGAGGGGCGGGTACGGCAATCGATACGGGGACCGCGGCTCCGGTGAACAATCCGGCGACTCTGCTGTTGCAGAAGCGAGATGCTCGCATGGATTTTGCATTGGGTAGGCTTGGGCCGGACGTATCGGCGGAAGTGCCCGGCTTCGGATCGGTGGATTCGGCTGCGGATGCGTTCTACATGCCGGCCTTCGGCTATAC of Pelagicoccus enzymogenes contains these proteins:
- a CDS encoding Gfo/Idh/MocA family oxidoreductase; translated protein: MAKQNASKPYGIGIVGLGMIAQFHAKAIADMADAKLVACYSRSQEKADKFASQHPCKAYSDYNDFLADPELDIVAIATPSGYHLEPIEAAAAAGKHILCEKPIEATVARTDAALAACQKHGVKICGIFPRRFTPAVEETKKAVDAGRLGQLTLASAYIKWFRTQEYYDADIWRRIWSLSGGGALMNQSIHTIDMLLHFAGDVESVSAYMKTATHEGIEVEDLAVATLKFKNGALGTIEGTTTAYSKTGHPAQVQLCGSTGSIFLTDETLSVWDFQTEQPEDQAILAKYGANAPKGGAGAADPGSIDYRQHLRNFQEFTTALTEGREPTLDGPESRRAIALIEAIYTSARQDGHPVTL
- a CDS encoding divalent metal cation transporter, with amino-acid sequence MSLDPDNTAQRITEAQAQGTAATLKTYVSLSGPGWLQSAITLGGGSLAGALFLGVVGGYSMLWVQMCALFMGVIMLAAISYVSLSIKESVFHGMRTQINPVLAWGWILATLAANMTWALPQFSLAYGAITENIAPGLIGNADATSTKLITSIAILIPVVGITFLYGGKGIGIRIYETILKIIVGVIVFSFIGVAIKLALTDSGLPFGEILVGFIPNPSLIFKPSAGYREFLDSINNPAAQQFWTDTVLSKQRDVIVAAASAAVGINMTFLLPFSMRAKGWGKTHRGLAIFDLSTGMVVPFLIATACIVIASGYLFHAQPYDGVLVEENGQLAITQDASLSAQAGQIQGMLAARSTGELAAAPVENGELQVAAMLLNRSNMQFATSLEPLVGPTMAHIVFGFGVFAMALSTISILMLISGFVICEMFKFPHGGIHHKLGTLAGAVGILWPFLWSGSSKAYLAVPTSVFGYTLLPVAFLAFFLMMNSKKLLGDARPTGRARVIWNVLMGTSLLITGAASVATAWSKTIGDFAIGKTFLITFGIAIVIGHFYLKSKNAKLER
- a CDS encoding spermidine synthase — translated: MKPRIKLAETRPATGGVLALYEQDGAYSINFSGQELMHSKAAASEKLLGKLGGESLPKDQPSRLLIGGLGLGFTLATALEAAGPDASIEVLELAPEVIDWNREHLRELNGKCLDDPRVQLQVADATAVIRKAEPESYDCLLLDIDNGPVAMVQKGNANLYSKSGVRTIKSVLKPGGCAIFWSAGPDEKFAARLKQAGFQVKAIPAKVHEGAKRAAYLLYQATK
- a CDS encoding helix-turn-helix domain-containing protein gives rise to the protein MPLAHDKAAYFDNLIAKLQATDDYQEYESAFRDATGLPLTLEPASRLTLALCSKHQSRTSFCSLMNQAGHSCKTCQALHRGIEKEMGIEKSDSHEQSAAAGTTFTEKSPQSVDAVNTAFGDAPRTFECFAGLCETMVPVKAGKQLFAFLKTGQVMVKEPTRDAFRSAMGKLERKLSDQEVKTLEKAYFATPIVPPAKYRAMTTLLKTYARQLSLASQRILTELDNQEPNSIRKAKAYLAKNYRNPLTLSEVANAAGISPFHFSKRFKETVGIGFAEYLSRLRVQECKKLLWNPNLSITEAAFECGFQSMASFSRAWNRLEEQSPKQYRKSLTPQ